One genomic region from Diabrotica undecimpunctata isolate CICGRU chromosome 9, icDiaUnde3, whole genome shotgun sequence encodes:
- the LOC140451239 gene encoding uncharacterized protein, giving the protein MGTDVLPTIKEFAASTIIEWKFIAPRSPHQGGIWEAAIKSCKYHLVRMMGNNIFTFEELITIWAQIEAVLNSRPLCPLSDSPNDFSFLTPAHFLIGSSMTSYPEKDISTKSENSLSLWQKCSKIQQHFWKCWSRDYLNRLQNKPKWFLPQENIKVDDLVLLIDDNAPPLKWPLARVIETLPGKDGRVRTVKLRTKDGTFIRSVVKVCPLPHTHLDVGHINGGTMLRNNNT; this is encoded by the coding sequence ATGGGAACGGATGTTCTACCTACCATAAAAGAATTCGCAGCCTCAACAATAATTGAGTGGAAGTTCATTGCACCTCGATCTCCACATCAGGGTGGAATTTGGGAAGCAGCTATAAAGAGCTGCAAGTATCATTTAGTAAGGATGATGGgcaataatatttttacatttgaggAATTAATCACTATTTGGGCTCAAATAGAAGCTGTTTTAAATTCACGACCCCTCTGTCCATTGTCAGACAGTCcaaatgatttttcttttctaaccCCCGCTCATTTTCTCATTGGAAGCAGCATGACTTCCTATCCAGAAAAAGATATCTCGACAAAATCCGAAAATAGTTTATCACTGTGGCAGAAATGCAGCAAAATTCAGCAGCATTTCTGGAAATGTTGGTCTAGGGATTATTTAAATCGCCTCCAAAATAAGCCCAAATGGTTTCTGCCCCAAGAAAACATTAAAGTCGATGATCTTGTACTCCTAATCGATGATAACGCTCCTCCTCTAAAATGGCCACTGGCAAGAGTAATCGAAACACTGCCAGGTAAAGACGGCAGGGTTAGAACTGTAAAACTAAGAACTAAAGACGGAACATTTATAAGATCTGTTGTTAAAGTATGTCCTTTACCCCATACTCATTTAGATGTAGGTCACATCAACGGGGGGACtatgttgcgtaacaacaatacttaa